One genomic segment of Candidatus Rhabdochlamydia sp. T3358 includes these proteins:
- a CDS encoding transposase produces IVADYINAQSTISLFQKLEEQYPHAERIIAICDNASYYRSKLVSEHLNNSRIEIKFLPPYSPNLNLIERLWRFMNRKVRNNQYYEKFVEFKKATLSFFENISTFKEELKSLLSKKFHIVNP; encoded by the coding sequence CCATTGTTGCAGATTATATAAATGCGCAATCTACCATTAGCTTATTTCAGAAATTAGAAGAGCAATATCCCCATGCAGAACGCATTATAGCGATATGTGATAATGCAAGTTATTATAGGTCAAAACTGGTTTCTGAGCATCTCAACAACTCTAGAATAGAAATCAAGTTCTTACCCCCTTATTCTCCAAATCTTAATCTGATTGAACGACTTTGGCGATTCATGAATCGCAAAGTTCGAAATAATCAATATTATGAAAAATTCGTAGAATTCAAGAAAGCAACTCTTAGTTTTTTTGAAAATATTTCCACTTTCAAAGAGGAATTAAAAAGTCTCCTCTCTAAAAAATTTCATATTGTAAATCCT